In one Pempheris klunzingeri isolate RE-2024b chromosome 8, fPemKlu1.hap1, whole genome shotgun sequence genomic region, the following are encoded:
- the LOC139204906 gene encoding nestin-like, translated as MEFHSVHKPFHHSNLGDKKHQMVNLNCRLETYLGRVKLLEEENALLAKEVQTHRALTRRNGLEEELQQARLEVDAAWRDRVFTELEISRLAEQLQALDLQRQKEAQAQVEAKMKLEQSRKELEEEQTAQIWLREKINQLELEMRYLIKTHKEDMAPWEATLNQSRATVPPIQAQRGNQMPNLLQLGQEYSQRAAEVWQEAAEAHQGQLAWLENSLNQARKHLTQVGQEVSESQLKIQVLKKEIASAHDVRLHLKKTVAQQEARYQQLQDHLEGLEAEKEELLKQIGHVLHQKRGLLQVKISLGLEVATYRAVLDSESLGGDISLLRNRSTTGN; from the exons atggagttccacagtGTGCATAAACCCTTTCACCACAGCAACCTGGGTGATAAGAAGCACCAGATGGTGAACTTGAACTGCCGCCTGGAGACCTACCTGGGCCGGGTCAAACTGCTTGAGGAGGAAAATGCGCTACTTGCTAAAGAGGTCCAAACTCACAGAGCCTTGACACGACGGAATGGTCTGGAGGAAGAGCTACAGCAGGCAAGATTGGAGGTGGATGCAGCCTGGAGGGACAGGGTCTTCACAGAGCTAGAGATCAGCAGGTTGGCAGAGCAGCTCCAAGCCCTAGACTTGCAGAGGCAGAAGGAGGCTCAGGCCCAAGTGGAGGCCAAGATGAAGCTGGAGCAAAGCAGGAAGGAGTTGGAGGAGGAACAGACGGCCCAGATCTGGCTGAGGGAGAAGATCAATCAGCTGGAACTTGAGATGAGGTACCTGATTAAAACCCACAAGGAAGATATGGCCCCCTGGGAAGCCACTTTGAACCAGTCCAGAGCCACAGTGCCACCCATACAGGCTCAAAGGGGCAACCAGATGCCGAACCTCCTACAACTGGGACAGGAGTACTCTCAGAGGGCTGCTGAGGTAtggcaggaggcagcagaggccCATCAGGGGCAGTTAGCTTGGCTAGAAAATTCACTTAACCAGGCCAGGAAGCATTTAACCCAAGTGGGTCAGGAGGTGAGCGAGAGCCAGTTGAAAATACAAGTCCTAAAGAAGGAGATTGCTTCAGCTCATGATGTCAGACTGCATCTGAAGAAGACTGTAGCCCAACAGGAAGCCAGATACCAGCAACTCCAG GATCACTTGGAGGGcctggaggcagagaaagaggagctgcTCAAGCAGATTGGTCATGTTCTCCACCAGAAGCGAGGCCTACTTCAGGTGAAGATCTCACTGGGCCTGGAGGTAGCAACGTACAG AGCTGTTCTGGACAGTGAAAGCCTCGGGGGAGACATCTCATTGTTAAGAAACCGTTCCACCACAGgtaattaa
- the LOC139204905 gene encoding nestin-like, translated as MITATPSWSRKPVILIGTPNVSMKPAYDDTTKSATWKNPFPKLLQNGAAENVKPEEVHEKVTHAEPLSPPNEQEALAETTLGDKEGEGEQYWNSEERPVVESVVSYQIESGLSADLPFNDEVSQHPFTTTNLTPYHVRMTEEPYEAEHKQVETSDSETEAALKPNFKSKTSTPVSEDDLGESVFKKVTGFRQDENILKEDAVEMRQEISCSIEGTYEMDIEDKLYPDGEEMDSWNSVTEKRTDLKTNHGIKKNEEKQQHAEPASMRENEKEIRQDFATVEKDNNLASMSDTSDDDGQHAALDQEHALLPENAEKDNEEDPQNVSLSWRTEPESNSYAQDNTLADTCPLIRYKSDETDSNTQVSHMGESSEDEQEKRIIETGTGMWSEDKSKRFGTMEDLCEEVEGEGLGEEYDLVYTHIEDRGVRHAITVSVHATLGNDTENAEETISKVSEEHSEELSKSMVPTNVDYTEELKADRLVEQKLENLATDSYSAHFAQQQVSESDNILHLQDMSFEEMTEQDEVGKTKTEDMSSCADPEVIANHQYVSSTTVIYKLYEHPYSSDFSLVKPQKESGANEVVQPEDPPEIREKDDEHNVSMVTHADVTEDHSGFSDFISRPDLEETNNKEDPTSVLQVTADQENLQGVAAPAQVIEVVHVEPSCVSQKHLIKDVTHCQKFPEIPETVLEKPSEETDIKHLNNDCEEFESTENDVKGSDEAIMTHKKEPDSVPDENNACVVKDSTKLLNTNDNGQMTTDNGLHGSFSSGVKNDFCMSSLESGATYQPDEAVEQTNKNLGFPDNLFWGNSENTNVSSKALAAKKEKEQMHLEVKQMICRNTAEGELVHSEESEAEGESSSSGEEIVLVL; from the exons ATGATAACTGCAACACCAAGCTGGAGTAGAAAACCTGTTATCCTAATTGGAACTCCAAACGTGTCCATGAAACCTGCATATGATGACACTACTAAGTCAGCAACATGGAAAAACCCTTTTCCAAAATTACTGCAGAATGGAgctgctgaaaatgtcaaaccagAGGAAGTTCATGAGAAAGTCACCCATGCAGAGCCGCTATCACCCCCTAATGAGCAGGAGGCTCTTGCTGAAACAACACTGGGCGACAAAGAAGGTGAAGGTGAACAATATTGGAATTCTGAGGAAAGGCCAGTTGTTGAGTCAGTTGTCAGTTATCAGATTGAGTCTGGCCTCAGCGCTGATCTACCCTTCAATGATGAAGTTAGTCAGCATCCGTTTACCACAACCAACCTCACACCATACCATGTCAGAATGACAGAGGAGCCTTATG AAGCAGAGCACAAGCAAGTGGAAACCTCAGATTCTGAAACTGAGGCAGCACTTAAACCAAATTTCAAATCCAAGACAAGCACTCCAGTGTCTGAAGATGACCTCGGAgaaagtgtgtttaaaaaagtgaCAGGCTTTCGCCAAGATGAAAACATCTTAAAGGAAGATGCAGTTGAGATGAGGCAAGAAATAAGCTGTTCTATAGAAGGAACATATGAGATGGACATTGAGGATAAGTTGTACCCAGATGGAGAAGAGATGGATTCATGGAATAGTGTAACAGAAAAGAGGACTGATCTGAAGACAAATcatggcattaaaaaaaatgaagaaaaacaacagcacgCTGAACCAGCAAGCatgagagagaatgaaaaggaAATTAGGCAGGATTTTGCAACAGTAGAGAAAGACAACAATCTGGCCTCAATGTCAGACACATCAGATGATGATGGACAGCATGCTGCGTTGGACCAAGAGCATGCACTGCTTCCTGAAAACGCAGAAAAGGATAACGAGGAGGATCCTCaaaatgtctctctgtcatGGAGGACCGAGCCGGAGAGCAACAGCTATGCTCAGGATAACACACTGGCAGACACTTGTCCTCTGATTCGGTACAAGAGCGATGAGACCGACAGCAATACTCAGGTATCACACATGGGCGAGTCTAGTGAAGATGAACAGGAAAAGAGAATCATAGAGACTGGAACTGGAATGTGGAGTGAAGACAAATCAAAGAGATTTGGAACTATGGAAGATCTATGTGAAGAAGTTGAAGGGGAGGGACTGGGTGAGGAATATGATCTTGTTTATACTCATATTGAGGACAGGGGTGTTAGACATGCTATAACTGTAAGTGTGCATGCTACCCTGGGAAATGATACAGAAAATGCAGAAGAAACTATCAGTAAAGTCAGTGAAGAACATTCAGAAGAACTTAGCAAATCTATGGTACCCACAAATGTGGACTACACTGAGGAGTTAAAGGCAGACAGACTTGTGGAACAAAAATTGGAAAATCTAGCCACAGACAGCTACAGCGCTCACTTTGCacagcagcaggtcagtgaGAGTGACAATATTCTGCATCTGCAAGACATGTCTTTTGAGGAAATGACAGAGCAAGATGAGGttgggaaaacaaaaacagaggacaTGTCTTCCTGTGCAGATCCTGAAGTGATAGCAAATCATCAATATGTATCTTCCACTACAGTTATATATAAACTTTATGAGCACCCATATTCCAGTGATTTTTCACTTGTAAAGCCTCAAAAAGAATCTGGGGCCAATGAGGTGGTCCAGCCTGAAGACCCTCCAGAGATaagagagaaagatgatgaACACAATGTGTCCATGGTGACGCATGCTGATGTAACAGAAGATCACTCTGGCTTTAGTGACTTCATCAGCAGGCCTGATTTGGAAGAAACCAACAACAAAGAGGACCCAACCTCTGTGTTACAGGTAACAGCAGATCAGGAAAACCTGCAGGGTGTGGCTGCCCCCGCTCAGGTGATAGAGGTTGTACATGTGGAACCATCCTGTGTATCTCAAAAACATCTAATTAAGGATGTTACACATTGTCAGAAATTTCCAGAAATTCCAGAAACAGTTCTAGAGAAGCCAAGTGAGGAGACTGACATCAAACATCTGAACAATGATTGTGAAGAATTTGAATCAACTGAAAATGATGTCAAAGGCTCTGATGAGGCCATTATGACACATAAAAAGGAGCCTGATAGTGTACCTGATGAAAACAATGCCTGTGTGGTGAAGGACTCAACAAAACTACTGAACACAAATGACAACGGCCAAATGACAACAGACAACGGTCTCCATGGTTCCTTCAGCTCTGGTGTAAAGAATGACTTCTGCATGTCCTCCTTGGAGAGTGGTGCCACTTATCAACCAGATGAAGCTGTTGAACAAACCAATAAGAATCTAGGGTTTCCTGACAACTTGTTTTGGGGGaattcagaaaacacaaatgtgtcaTCTAAAGCCCTGGCTGCtaagaaagagaaggagcagATGCATTTGGAGGTGAAGCAGATGATTTGTAGAAATACTGCTGAGGGGGAACTGGTCCATTCTGAGGAGTCTGAAGCTGAGGGTGAATCCAGCTCATCTGGGGAGGAGATAGTGTTAGTACTGTGA
- the capn7 gene encoding calpain-7 — translation MDCTALELDAVKFAKTAVTYDQNGKYNEAVFYYKEAAQALIYADMAGSKLEGIQDKVNEYLDRVQALHNAVQAQKSDPLKSRQQVDLERAHFLVTQAFEEDEKGNDDEAIELYTQAVELCINTSNETSDQALQTKLKQLARQALDRAEGLKESHSKSTPAQAQDRTGSSGTKPSNVGSCGGPVRQFFPLGPDFTLHDRPQPQPVRVVQSSEPQGQRYTSEEIEVLRSTSTINGIAYVPFMNVDLRERFAFPVPFSDKTGKLALSPKQKAIFSRWVRPDEICNNPTMIMSVSSFSIKQTVVSDCSFVASLAISAAYERRYNKKLITSIIYPQNRRGEPEYNPCGKYMVKLHINGVPRKVIIDDYLPVDRNRELLCSYSSNRNELWVSLIEKAYMKVMGGYDFPGSNSNIDLHALTGWIPERIAMHSDNQSFSKDDTFRMLFQRFHRGDVLITTATGVMTEEEGDRWGLVPTHAYAVLDIRDYKGMRFLQLKNPWSHLRWKGRYSERDEKNWTPDLLKYLNFDPKTAQKFDNGVFWITWEDLCQYYDVIYLSWSPALFKESSCIHSSWDGKQGPVKDVYSLANNPQYKLEVHCPTGGAAVWVLLTRHITDKDDFAQNREFITLVVYKTGGKKVYYPADPPPYIDGIRINSPHYLTKMRLTSAGTHTFTLVVSQYEKQNTINYTLRVYSGCKFTFSKIPNPFTQTKRINGQWKGLSAGGCGNYKDSYKHNPIYQMNLERSGPLLIELRGSRQYSVGFEMVTVSTVGDAGPAAFQKKSSGDYRCGFCYMEAEHVPAGIYNVIPTTFLPKQEGPFFLDFASTSHLKVSLLQ, via the exons ATGGACTGCACGGCGCTGGAGCTCGATGCTGTCAAATTTGCCAAAACAGCTGTTACCTATGACCAGAATGGCAAATATAACGAGGCTGTATTTTATTATAAG GAGGCAGCCCAGGCCCTCATCTATGCTGACATGGCCGGCTCCAAACTGGAGGGGATCCAGGACAAAGTGAATGAGTACTTGGATCGAGTACAAGCCCTCCACAATGCTG TCCAGGCTCAGAAGAGTGACCCTCTGAAGTCCCGGCAGCAGGTGGACCTGGAGCGAGCCCACTTCCTGGTCACCCAGGCCTTTGAGGAAGATGAGAAGGGAAATGATGATGAAGCAATTGAACTGTACACACAGGCTGTGGAGCTGTGCATTAATACG TCTAACGAGACATCTGACCAGGCACTGCAGACCAAGCTGAAGCAGCTTGCACGTCAGGCCTTAGACAG GGCGGAGGGTCTTAAAGAGTCCCACTCCAAATCAACTCCAGCTCAGGCTCAAGACAGGACAGGGTCCTCTGGAACCAAGCCCAGCAATGTGGGCAGCTGTGGAGGACCGGTCCGCCAGTTCTTCCCCCTTGGGCCAGACTTCACACTCCATGACCGACCCCAACCCCAGCCTGTTCGGGTGGTCCAGTCCAGCGAGCCCCAGGGTCAGCGCTACACATCTGAGGAGATTGAGGTCCTTAG GAGTACATCTACAATCAATGGCATAGCCTATGTGCCTTTCATGAATGTGGACCTGAGGGAGCGATTTGCCTTTCCTGTTCCTTTCTC gGACAAAACAGGGAAACTAGCATTGTCACCCAAACAGAAAGCAATCTTTTCCCGCTGGGTCCGGCCAGATGAGATTTGCAATAACCCCACTATGATCATGTCTGTGTCCAGCTTCAGCATCAAACAG ACAGTGGTGTCTGACTGTTCCTTTGTGGCGTCACTAGCCATCAGTGCGGCCTACGAGAGGCGCTACAACAAGAAACTCATTACCAG CATCATCTACCCTCAGAACAGACGGGGGGAACCAGAGTATAATCCCTGTGGGAAGTATATGGTCAAGCTTCACATTAACGGAGTTCCCAGGAAG GTGATTATAGATGATTACCTGCCGGTGGATCGTAACAGAGAGCTGTTGTGCTCCTACTCCAGCAACAGGAACGAGCTCTGGGTCTCTCTGATAGAGAAGGCCTACATGAAAGTTATGGGAGGCTACGACTTCCCTGGCTCCAACTCG AACATTGATCTGCATGCGCTCACTGGCTGGATACCTGAACGCATCGCTATGCACTCAGACAATCAGTCATTCAGCAAGGATGACACTTTCCGAATGCTCTTCCAGAG GTTTCACAGAGGTGATGTCCTCATTACCACGGCAACAGGGGTgatgacagaggaagagggggacAGATGGGGTTTAGTGCCAACACATGCCTATGCTGTTCTTGACATCAGGGATTACAAG GGAATGCGTTTTCTGCAGCTGAAGAATCCGTGGAGTCATCTGCGATGGAAGGGGCGTTACAGTGAGCGTGATGAGAAGAACTGGACACCTGACCTCCTCAAATACCTCAACTTTGACCCCAAGACAGCACAAAAGTTTGATAATG GTGTTTTCTGGATCACATGGGAGGACCTTTGTCAGTACTATGATGTCATCTACCTGAGCTGGAGCCCTGCCCTGTTCAAAGAATCCTCGTGTATTCAcag TAGCTGGGATGGGAAGCAGGGCCCAGTGAAGGATGTCTACAGTCTGGCCAACAATCCCCAGTACAAGCTAGAGGTCCACTGTCCAACAGGGggtgctgctgtgtgggtgCTGCTCACCAGACACATCACTGACAAG GATGATTTTGCACAAAACAGGGAGTTTATCACCCTTGTTGTTTACAAGACAGGTGGAAAGAAGGTTTACTATCCAG CGGACCCCCCTCCTTACATCGATGGCATCCGCATCAACAGCCCACACTACTTGACCAAGATGAGGCTGACCAGTGCAGggacacacactttcactctggTAGTTTCCCAGTATGAGAAACAGAACACCATCAACTACACACTGCGG GTATACTCTGGATGCAAATTCACCTTCTCCAAGATCCCAAATCCCTTCACTCAAACCAAAAGG ATCAATGGCCAGTGGAAGGGGCTCAGTGCCGGAGGTTGTGGGAACTATAAGGATTCATACAAACACAACCCGATCTATCAGATGAACTTGGAGCGGTCAGGGCCACTGCTCATTGAGCTCAGAGGATCCAG gcAGTACAGTGTTGGTTTTGAGATGGTGACAGTGTCAACAGTGGGGGATGCGGGCCCGGCTGCCTTCCAGAAAAAGAGCAGTGGAGATTACAg ATGTGGCTTCTGCTACATGGAGGCAGAACACGTCCCAGCAGGCATCTACAATGTCATCCCCACTACCTTCTTGCCCAAACAGGAAGGACCCTTCTTCTTGGACTTTGCCAGCACCTCACACCTCAAGGTCTCCCTGCTCCAATGA